GGGAGACATGGCTGCGACTCCTCTATATCGATGCACATCTCCCGCGGCCGTCCACGCAGATACCGATCCTCGATCGCAACGGGAAAGTGCTTCGCACCGTCGATATGGGTTGGGAGGAGTTCATGGTCGTCGCCGAGTACGACGGTGAGCAGCATCAGACATCGCGCGTGCAATACGTGAAGGACCAACGCGTCATACCGTTGATAGAGAGTCTCGGCTGGATCGTCCTTCGCGTCATCAAGGAGGACCACCCCAAAGACATTGTCCGACGGGCCTGGAACGCGATGGCTTCCCGTGGCTGGCGGCCTTGATTCCGATCGCGAAATTGCATTCCAGCAGGCCGCTACTCGTGCTTTCGCTGCTGGAATTCCATTTCGCGACAACGTTATTTCGGCACCGCGACGTTGAAGCCCTTGATGATCGCCTCGATATCGGGCGCATCCTCGACGGCCTTGTCCGCGTAGCCCGTCACCGTGAACTGGATGAGGTAGCGCTGGTTGGCCGGCGGTCCTCCCGTCGCGATGACGATGCGGTTGTAGGTGTGCATGCGGGTGCCGTTGAGGTCGTAGCTGCCCTCGATCATCGCCGACGGGAAACCCTTGAAGTTGTCCATCGACGCATTGAGGCGCTTGAAGTTATCCGACATCTCTGCGTCGACGTAGCCGTGCTTGATGGCCTCGTTGACGTCGAAGTCGCCGTTGAGCTTGAACACGATCACCATGGCCGTCGGATATGTGGTGCCCTTGGCGATCACCCGGGTTCCCGGTGACAGGTTGGAGTTGAAGAAGGGCTTCCAGCCCGGCGGCGTCGGGAACGTCACCGTCAGATCGGTGAGCTTGTCCGCAGGAATGGGTTCCCCGGCCACACCCTTCTGCTCCAGGTAGGTCGCGATCGGCACTGCCGGTTCATCGCTGGCCGAAGTGGTGGTGGTCGTCGTCGAGGACGTCGACCAGATCGATTGATAGTCAGGCGCTTCCGGCGCGCAGCCCGATACCGCGAGGACCGCGAGCGCGGCCGCCACCACGCTGTGGCGAACTCTCACAGAATCTCTCGTACCGCGTCGATCGGCCGGGCCAGCCGAGTGCCCTTCGCGGTCACGACGAATGGGCGCTCGATGAGGATGGGATGTTCGGCCATCGCGTCGAGCAGCTCGTCGTCACTGGCATCGGCCAGGCCCAACTCCTTGTACAGCGCTTCCTTCTTGCGTACGGCCGTGCGTACGTCGATGCCCGCGTCCTTGATCATCTTCACGAGCTCGGCGCGCGTCGGCGGCGTCTTGAGGTACTGCACGACCGTCGGCTCGATGCCGTTGTCCCGCAACAGCTCCAGCGTCTTGCGCGAGGTGGAGCATTTGGGGTTGTGGAATATGGTCGCGCCGGCCACTACGCGGATCCGTCGAAAAGGCTTGTGACAGAACCGTTGTCGAACACCGCGCGAATGGTGTTCGCCAGCAGCGGTGCGATCGAGAGCACAGTCAACTGCGGGAACCGCTTCTCCTCGTCGATCGGCAGCGTGTTGGTGACGATGACCTCACGCGCCCCGCATTCCGCGAGCCGCTGCGGCGCCGGATCCGACAGCACACCGTGCGTGGCGGCGATGATGACGTCGCGGGCACCGTCTTCGCGCAGCAGATTCACCGCACCCGCGATCGTGCCGCCGGTGTCGATCATGTCGTCGGTCAGGACGCAGGTCTTGCCCTTCACATCGCCGACGACGCGGTTCGACTTGACCTGGTTGGGCACCAGCGGGTCGCGGGTCTTGTGGATGAAGGCCAGCGGAACACCGCCGAGCGCGTCGGCCCACTTCTCGGCGACGCGCACGCGGCCTGAGTCGGGAGAGACCACAACCATGTCGTGGTCGGCGTAGTTGTCGGCGATGTAGCCGGTCAGCAGCTTCTGCGCCCGCATGTGGTCCACAGGGCCGTCGAAGAAGCCCTGGATCTGGTCGGTGTGCAGATCGACGCTGACGATCCGGTTCGCGCCCGCGGCCTTGAGCAGGTCGGCGACCAGGCGGGCCGAGATCGGCTCGCGGCCGCGGTGCTTCTTGTCCTGACGGGCGTAGGGATAGAACGGCAGGATCGCGGTGATCCGCTTGGCGCTGCCGCGCTTGAGCGCGTCGATCATCAGCAGCTGTTCCATCAGCCACTGGTTCAGCGGCGCCGGATGGGACTGCAGCACGAACGCGTCGCAGCCGCGCACGGACTCGTCGAACCGGACGAAGATCTCGCCGTTGGCGAAGTCGCGAGCCGTCTGCGCGGTGACGTGGACGTCGAGCTCTTTGGCGACCTGTTCAGCGAGTTCGGGGTGCGCACGACCCGAGAACAACATCAGATTTTTACGGTTGTCGGTCCACTCGGTGCCCACGGTGCCCTCATTGCTCGGGATCGATATCGGCTCAATCGTACGGGTTGCCAGTTCACCAACACCTGGCAACCGGCTCACGGCTTTTCGGGGTCCTGTTCACCGTTGTTTTCGACGGAGGCTGCGGCCGCGGCGGCCGCAGCCGCGGATCCGGGACGTTTGCGCGCCACCCAGCCCTCGATGTTGCGCTGCGGGCCGGCCGACACCGCCAGCGCGCCGGGCGGCACGTCCTCTCGCACGACGGTGCCCGCGCCGGTGTAGGCGCCGTCGCCGACGGTCACCGGCGCGACGAACATCGTGTCGGACCCGGTGCGCACATGGGAGCCGATCGTGGTGCGGCTCTTGTTCTCGCCGTCGTAGTTGACGAACACGCTGGACGCACCGATATTGCTGTGCTCGCCGATGTCCGCGTCGCCGACGTAGGTCAGGTGCGGCACCTTGGTGCCCGTCCCGATCGTGGAGTTCTTGGTCTCGACGAAGGCGCCGAGCTTGCCCTCGGCGCCCAGCACGGTGCCGGGCCGCAGGTACGCGAAGGGGCCTACGGCGGCGCCGTTGCCGATCGTGGATTGGCTGCCGTGGGTGCGGACGACCATCGCCTCGTCGCCGACGGTGACGTCGGTCAGCGTGGTGTCGGGGCCGATCTGGGCGTGGCTGCCGATGCGGGTGGCGCCCAGAAGCTGGGTGCCGGGATAGATGACGGTGTCGCGGCCGATGGTCACGTCGACGTCGATCCAGGTTGTCGCCGGGTCGGTGATCGTCACCCCGGCGCGCTGGTGTGCGGCGACGATGCGGCGGTTGAGCTCGGTGCCGAGTTCGGCCAGCTGCACCCGGTCGTTGACGCCTGCGACCAGCATGGCGTCGTCGACGTGTTTGGCGCGCACCACGTGGCCGTCGGACCGGACGATGGCGATGACGTCGGTCAGGTACTGCTCCTGCTGGGCGTTGTCCGAGCGCAGCCGGCTCAGCGCCGACCGCAGCGCGGTGATGTCGAACGCGTACACCCCGGCGTTGACCTCGGTGATGGCCAGCTGCTGCGGACTGGCATCGGCCTGTTCGACGATGCCGATGACCTCGCGGTCCTGGGTGCGCAGGATGCGGCCGTAGCCCGTCGGATCTTGGAGCGTCGTCGTGAGGACCGTCGCGGCGGCGGACTCGCCGCTGTGCGTGGTGATCAGATCGGCGAGGGTGTCGGCGTCCAGCAGCGGGACGTCGCCCGAGGTGACGACGACCGTGCCGGTGAATTCCGCGGGCAGCGCCGTCAGCCCGCATGCGACGGCGTGGCCGGTGCCCAACTGCTGGTCCTGAACCGCGACGTCGATGCTCCGGCCCAGGTCAGCGGCCAGTTCGTCGATCGCAGGCACCACCTGGTCGCGGTCCTTGCCGACCACCACGACCAGGTGCTGCGGGGCCGCCTTGGCGACCGCGTGCAGGGCGTGCGACAGCATGCTGCGGCCGGCGAGGGGATGCAGCACCTTCGGGGTGTCGGAGCGCATGCGCGTGCCGGCACCGGCGGCCAAGACCACGACCGCGGAATCAGGATCGGTCATTGCGAGTCCATTCTCCTAGGCGCGACTGCGAATCCCTCGACATTTGACGGCGGCTTTCGTCGTCGGATTCACGTCGGCCTGTGCATAACTAGGCACATTAGCCGTCGAATTGTCAGGCCTCGTTCGCGGCATTCTGCCCATGACCGAGCTGCAGACACAATTACGCTGGCCGTTCATCGGTCGGTCGTCGTGCGAAAAGGAGCTCCGTCGCCAGGACTCGAACCTGAACTATCTGAACCAAAATCAGAGGTGCTGCCGATTACACCACGACGGATCGATCAACCCGCGATGTTAGTCGAAGGGCCTACCCTGAAACCCGTGGCAGTGCCCTCGAAGTCCGATAGCCCGGAAAGTGGTGTGCGTACGCCCCGCGCCAGGATGACCGGCGCGGAGCGGCGACACCAGCTGATCGACATCGCCCGGTCGTTGTTCGCCGAGCGTGGCTACGAAGGCACCTCGATCGAGGAGATCGCGCAGCGCGCCAACGTCTCCAAGCCGGTCGTCTACGAGCATTTCGGCGGCAAAGAGGGGCTGTACGCGGTCGTGGTCGACCGCGAGATGTCGGCGCTGCTGGACCGCATCACGTCGTCGCTGACCAGGATGACCAACAACCGGTCCCGGCTGCGCATCGAGCGGGTGGCGCTCGCGCTGCTGACCTACGTCGATGAACGCACCGACGGGTTCCGCATCCTCATCCGCGACTCGCCTGCGGCGATCACGTCGGGCAGCACCTACTCGACCCTGCTCAACGAGGCCGTCAACCAGGTGTCCTCGATCCTCGCCGGGGACTTCTCGCGCCGCGGCCTGGACCCCGAAATGGCACCGCTGTACGCGCAGGCGCTGGTCGGCTCGGTCTCGATGACGGCGCAGTGGTGGCTCGATGTGCGGGAACCCAAGAAAGAGGTCGTCGCCGCGCATCTGGTCAACCTGTGCTGGAACGGGCTGATGCATCTGGAGCACGACCCGCCGCTGCTCGACGAATAACCGGCGATTTCGGCGTGCTGGGTACCGCTCAGCGTGACCGAGCACGCCGAAATCGCAGAATCAGCGCGCGCATAGGATGGGCGCATCATGACCTTATCGGGGATCAACCGTGCCCAGACCCCGATCGCCGGGCTCGTCGACCTGGCGCTACGGGACCCCTCCCTCCAGGAGGTCACCGCCCGCGCCGCTGACAGGCCGGTCGATCTCAGCCTCGTCGGACCGGCCAGCGCCCGGGTGTTCGTCGCCAGCGCGCTCGCCGCGACGGGCCCGCTGCTCGTCGTCACCGCGACCGGACGCGAAGCCGACGACCTGACCGCCGAACTGCGCGGTGTCTTCGGCGACGCCGTCGCTCTGTTCCCCTCCTGGGAGACGCTCCCGCACGAGCGACTGTCGCCCGGCGTCGACACCGTCGGCGCGCGCCTGATGCTGCTGCGCCGGCTGGCCCACCCCGACGACGAACGTCTCGGCCCACCGCTGCGCGTCGTCGTGACGACCACCAGGTCGCTATTGCAGCCGATGGCTCCCGACCTCGCCGACATCGAGCCCGTGACGCTGACCGTCGGCGCCGAGGCCGACTTCGACGCCGTCATCGCCCGGCTCGTCGACCTCGCCTACACCCGCGTCGACATGGTCGGCAAGCGCGGCGAGTTCGCGGTGCGCGGCGGCATCCTCGACGTCTTCCCCCCGACCGCCGAGCATCCGATGCGCATCGAGTTCTGGGGCGACGAGGTCTCCGAGATGCGGATGTTCGCCGTCGCCGATCAGCGCTCGATCCCGGAAATCGAGGTCGACACACTCATCGCCGTCCCGTGCCGGGAGGTGCTGCTGACCGACGACGTCCGCGACCGCGCCGCCAAGTTGGCGGCCGAACATCCGGTGGGGGACAACACCATTGCCGGCAGCGTGCCCGACATGCTCGCCAAGCTGTCGGAGGGCATTCCCGTCGACGGCATGGAGGCGCTGCTGCCGCTGTTGCGTCCCACCGACCTGTCGACGCTGACCGCGCATCTTCCCGAGAACACCCCCGTGCTGATCTGCGACCCGGAGAAGGTCCGCACCCGCGCGGCCGACCTGATCAAGACGGGCCGCGAGTTCCTCGAGGCGTCGTGGTCGACGGCGGCGGTGGGCGGCGACGTGCCGATCGACCTCGAGGCGATGGGCGCCTCGGGGTTCATCGAGCTCGACGACGCCCGTGCCGCGGCGCGCGAGGGCGGCCATCCGTGGTGGACGCTGAGCCAGCTGTCCGACGAGGACGCGCTGGCGATCGACATCCGCCCGGCGCCGTCGGCGCGGGGTCAGCAGTCCAACATCGACGAAATCTTCGCGATGCTGCGCGCCCACGTTGCGACGGGCGGATACGCGGCCGTCGTCACCCCTGGCACGGGCACCGCGCACCGCGTCATCGAGCAACTTGCTGAATCCGACACTCCCGCAGCCCTTTTGGAGTCGGGTGACGTTCCCAAGGAGGGCGTCGTCGGGGTGCTGAAGGGTCCGCTGCACGACGGTGTCGTGGTGTCGGGGACGAATCTGGTCATCATCACCGAGACGGATCTGACCGGTAACCGGGTCGCAGCCGCCGAGGGCAAGCGGCTAGCGGCTAAGCGCCGCAACGTGGTTGACCCGTTGGCGCTGACGGCGGGCGACCTGGTGGTGCACGATCAACACGGCATCGGCCGCTTCGTCGAGATGACCGAACGGGTCGTCGGCGGAGCGCGTCGCGAATACCTGGTGCTCGAATACGCATCGAGCAAGCGCGGCGGCGGCACCGACAAGCTCTATGTGCCGATGGACTCGCTTGATCAGCTGTCCCGCTACGTCGGCGGGGAAGCGCCGACGCTGAGCCGGCTGGGCGGCAGCGACTGGGCGAACACCAAGACCAAGGCGCGCAGGGCGGTTCGTGAGATCGCCGCCGAGCTGGTCTCGTTGTACGCCAAGCGTCAGGCCTCCCCGGGGCACGCGTTTGCGCCCGACACCCCGTGGCAGGCCGAGATGGAGGACGCGTTCGGGTTCACCGAGACCGTCGACCAGCTCACGGCCATCACCGAGGTCAAGAGCGATATGGAAAAGCCGGTCCCGATGGACCGGGTGATCTGCGGCGACGTCGGCTACGGCAAGACGGAGATCGCGGTGCGGGCGGCATTCAAGGCGGTGCAGGACGGTAAGCAGGTCGCGGTGCTGGTGCCGACGACGCTGCTCGCCGATCAGCACCTGCAGACGTTCACCGAGCGGATGGCCGGATTCCCGGTGACGGTAAAGGGGTTGTCCCGCTTCACCGATCCCGCCGAATCGCGGGCGGTTCTCGAAGGCATGAAGGACGGCTCGGTCGACATCGTGATCGGCACGCACCGGCTGCTGCAGACCGGCGTGACGTGGAAAGACCTCGGCTTGGTGGTCGTCGACGAGGAACAGCGTTTCGGTGTCGAGCACAAGGAGCACATCAAGTCGATGCGCACCCACGTCGACGTGCTGACCATGAGTGCCACCCCGATTCCGCGCACGCTCGAGATGAGCCTCGCCGGCATCCGTGAGATGTCGACGATCCTCACCCCGCCCGAGGAGCGCTACCCGGTGCTGACGTACGTCGGACCGCATGACGACAAGCAGGTAGCGGCGGCGCTGCGGCGCGAGATGCTGCGCGACGGGCAGGCCTTCTACATCCACAACCGCGTACGGTCGATCGACCAGGCCGCCGCCAAGGTGAGGGCCCTGGTGCCGGAGGCCCGCGTCGCCGTCGCGCACGGCCAGATGCCCGAGGAACAACTGGAACGCACGGTCGAGGGTTTCTGGAACCGTGAATTCGACATCCTGGTGTGCACCACGATCGTCGAGACGGGTCTGGACATCTCCAACGCCAACACGTTGATCGTCGAGCGGGCAGACACTTTCGGGCTGTCGCAGCTGCATCAGCTGCGCGGCAGGGTGGGACGCAGCCGGGAGCGGGGCTACGCGTATTTCCTTTATCCGCCCGAGGTTCCGCTGACGGAGACGGCCTATGACCGGCTGGCGACGATCGCGCAGAACAACGAACTCGGCGCAGGCATGGCAGTTGCGTTGAAAGACCTCGAGATTCGCGGCGCGGGCAACGTGCTCGGCGCCGAGCAGTCCGGCCACGTCGCCGGCGTCGGCTTTGATCTCTACGTGCGACTGGTCGGCGAGGCCGTGGAGGCCTATCGGGCCGCCGCAGACGGGAAAACCGTTGCGGCACCTGAAGAACCGAAGGATGTGCGGATCGATCTGCCGGTCGACGCACATCTGCCGCCGGACTACATCGGCAGCGACCGGCTGCGGTTGGAGGCCTATCGGCGGCTGGCGGCGGCGGGTGACGACACCGCGGTGGCTGCCGTCGTCGACGAACTCGTCGACCGCTATGGCCCGCTGCCCGAACCTGCGCGTCGTTTGGTGGCGGTGGCGCGGCTGCGGCTGTTGTGCCGTCACTACGGTGTCACCGAGCTGAGCACGGTCTCGGAGGCGACGCTGAAGGTTTCGCCGTTGCAGCTGCTGGATTCGCAGCAGGTGCGACTAAAGCGGTTGTATCCGAGCGCGACGTACCGTGCGACGACGTCGACGGTGCAGGTGCCGATTCCGCGCGCAGGCGACGGCCTTGCTGCGCCGCGCATCCGTGATCTTGAACTGGTGCAGATGGTCGCGGACCTCCTGGTGGCGCTCGACGGGAAACCGCAGGGCAGTGTCGACCTAATTTCGATTCCTGAATCTCCTGCCTGACCTGGCGTTTTTAGGCTGACCGGGCGGCTTGAATCGGTCGGCACTGTTAACGCATCGACACGGCGATCCGACATACATAGCGGGGGATCAAGGTATTGCGTTGTCGTCCAAACCGGGGGCGGCGAGATCGCTGGTCATAGGCGGTCGCGCAATTTCCTAAACCGAAATCACGCGATTGCACCGAAACCGTTGGTGTATGTCGTGGTGACGCAAGGCGAAGGAGTAATTATGCAGTTCAAGAAATTGGCAGTGACAACGACGATGACCGGTGCACTCGGGCTCGGCGCGCTCGGCCTGGGGGCGGGTTTCGCCCACGCAGTGCCAGAGCCGCCTCCCGTTCCCGTTCCGTCCGTTCCGGATGTGAATGTGCCGGATATCAACGTTCCGAGTGTGAACGTGCCTGATGTGAATGTTCCGAGTGTGAATGTGCCGGACGTGAATGTTCCGAGTGTGAACGTGCCTGATGTGAATGTTCCGAGTGTGAATGTGCCTGATGTGAATGTTCCGAGTGTGAATGTGCCTGATGTGAATGTTCCGAGTGTGAATGTGCCGGACGTCAACGTGCCCGGCGTCAACGTTCCCGATGCGAACGTGCCGGAGGTGCAGTTCCCTGAGGTGGACGCCCACTTCAACCTGCCGAACGGGCACATCGCACCGGGTCAGCTGAAGCACACGCCGGTGATCAACGGCGTCCCGAATCCGTTCTTCGGAATCCCGCCTGGCCAGTTGAAGAAGCTGCCGTCGGTTAACGGGATCGTCAACCCGTTCTTCGATCAGGCGCCGGGTCACTGGGTGATCCCGGATGCTTCGATCGAGCTGGAGTCCTGAGCCACGACATAGGACACGATGGCCGCCTTGCCTTCCCGGCAGGGCGGCCATCGCCGGATAGGGCAGCGTTGCCGGTTCTGCCAGCCGAGTCAGGGTCTGACAAGGTGTTGGTATAACCGAGGCAGCGATTTCGACGAAGCGCGTGAGGGGGTGTGGCCCGATGACTGTCGTCCTGGTCGACCCCCGGCGCCCGACCTTGATCCCGATCGACGCGATCGAGCTCCTTTCCGGCGACCTCCAATACACCGAGGAGATGCCGATCAAGGTGCCGTGGTCACTGCCCCGCGCGCGGCCGGCCTACGACGGCGACGACGCGCCCGTGCTGCTGTCCTCCGATCCGGAGCACCCCGCGGTCAGGGCGCGCCTGGCCTCCGGGGACCGGCTGATCGAGGCGTCGCGAGGCGCGGCGGGTGAGCGTTTGGTGGACGCCGTGGCCATGATGGACAAGCTGCGCACGTCAGGCCCATGGGAAAGCCAGCAGACACACGACTCGCTGCGCCGGTATCTATTGGAGGAGACCTACGAGGTCTTCGACGCGGTCCGCAGCGGCAACGCCGACGAGTTGCGTGAGGAACTTGGAGATGTGTTGCTGCAGGTGCTTTTTCACGCACGTATCGCCGAAGATGCTCCCGAGCATCCGTTCTCTATCGACGATGTTGCCGATTCGCTCATCCGCAAGCTCGTCAACCGGGTCCCCGCGGTGCTCGCCGGCGAAGAGATCTCGCTGGAAGATCAACTCGCACAATGGGAAGAGCGCAAGGCCCAGGAAAGGTCGAGCAAGGGCGTCCGATCGGCGATGGACGATGTGCCGACCGGACAGCCCGCCTTGGCGTTGGCGCAGAAGGTGATTGAGCGCGCGACGGCAGCAGGGCTGCCCGCCGACCTGATACCCGCGTCGATCACGTCGGTCAGCGTGGCTCCCCACGTCGACTCCGAGAACGCGCTGCGCTCGGCGGTGCTGGAGTTCATGGACGCCGTCCGGAGCACGGAGCTCGCCATCGCCGCGGCCCGACGCGGGACCGATGTGCCGGAGGAGCTCGATGTGTCGTCGCTCGGGGAGATCTCGGCCGACGAGTGGCGGGCGCACTGGCCTGCCGAATCCGACACGGTGGTCGACACACCGGCTGCCGACACGCCGGACGAGGATGGTCCGGAGCCCGGCACGGACGCAGGCGCTGAGGACGGCGGTGACTCAGGACCTGGGGATGGGGATGAACCGCACGATGAAGGGGTGGTCGCCGAATCACGATGATCCCAGGTGACCGGGAATCGGCGTAGGAGGCGTCGGCACGTCGGCCCACAGTGTCCTGGATGCATGGGACGATGGCTGTGACCGAGGTTGGTTCGAGGGAGTTTGGTGTCGCGCGTGCGTTGGCTGCGGGCGGTCGCGGTGGTGGGAGCGACGGCGCTGCTCATGGCTTCTAGCTGTTCATGGCGGGTGGGCACCCCGATTCCGGAGGGGGTGCCACCTCCTGCTGGCGACCCCGTGCCCAAAATCGACACCCACGCCGCGGGTCGTCCCGCCGATCAGCTGCACGAATGGGCGGCTGAACGCGCCCCCGCGCTGGGCATTCCCGTCAACGCCCTGGAGGCCTACGCGTACG
The nucleotide sequence above comes from Mycolicibacterium moriokaense. Encoded proteins:
- a CDS encoding LpqN/LpqT family lipoprotein, with the translated sequence MRVRHSVVAAALAVLAVSGCAPEAPDYQSIWSTSSTTTTTTSASDEPAVPIATYLEQKGVAGEPIPADKLTDLTVTFPTPPGWKPFFNSNLSPGTRVIAKGTTYPTAMVIVFKLNGDFDVNEAIKHGYVDAEMSDNFKRLNASMDNFKGFPSAMIEGSYDLNGTRMHTYNRIVIATGGPPANQRYLIQFTVTGYADKAVEDAPDIEAIIKGFNVAVPK
- the arsC gene encoding arsenate reductase (glutaredoxin) (This arsenate reductase requires both glutathione and glutaredoxin to convert arsenate to arsenite, after which the efflux transporter formed by ArsA and ArsB can extrude the arsenite from the cell, providing resistance.), with amino-acid sequence MAGATIFHNPKCSTSRKTLELLRDNGIEPTVVQYLKTPPTRAELVKMIKDAGIDVRTAVRKKEALYKELGLADASDDELLDAMAEHPILIERPFVVTAKGTRLARPIDAVREIL
- a CDS encoding ribose-phosphate diphosphokinase produces the protein MGTEWTDNRKNLMLFSGRAHPELAEQVAKELDVHVTAQTARDFANGEIFVRFDESVRGCDAFVLQSHPAPLNQWLMEQLLMIDALKRGSAKRITAILPFYPYARQDKKHRGREPISARLVADLLKAAGANRIVSVDLHTDQIQGFFDGPVDHMRAQKLLTGYIADNYADHDMVVVSPDSGRVRVAEKWADALGGVPLAFIHKTRDPLVPNQVKSNRVVGDVKGKTCVLTDDMIDTGGTIAGAVNLLREDGARDVIIAATHGVLSDPAPQRLAECGAREVIVTNTLPIDEEKRFPQLTVLSIAPLLANTIRAVFDNGSVTSLFDGSA
- the glmU gene encoding bifunctional UDP-N-acetylglucosamine diphosphorylase/glucosamine-1-phosphate N-acetyltransferase GlmU; this translates as MTDPDSAVVVLAAGAGTRMRSDTPKVLHPLAGRSMLSHALHAVAKAAPQHLVVVVGKDRDQVVPAIDELAADLGRSIDVAVQDQQLGTGHAVACGLTALPAEFTGTVVVTSGDVPLLDADTLADLITTHSGESAAATVLTTTLQDPTGYGRILRTQDREVIGIVEQADASPQQLAITEVNAGVYAFDITALRSALSRLRSDNAQQEQYLTDVIAIVRSDGHVVRAKHVDDAMLVAGVNDRVQLAELGTELNRRIVAAHQRAGVTITDPATTWIDVDVTIGRDTVIYPGTQLLGATRIGSHAQIGPDTTLTDVTVGDEAMVVRTHGSQSTIGNGAAVGPFAYLRPGTVLGAEGKLGAFVETKNSTIGTGTKVPHLTYVGDADIGEHSNIGASSVFVNYDGENKSRTTIGSHVRTGSDTMFVAPVTVGDGAYTGAGTVVREDVPPGALAVSAGPQRNIEGWVARKRPGSAAAAAAAAASVENNGEQDPEKP
- a CDS encoding TetR/AcrR family transcriptional regulator, translating into MTGAERRHQLIDIARSLFAERGYEGTSIEEIAQRANVSKPVVYEHFGGKEGLYAVVVDREMSALLDRITSSLTRMTNNRSRLRIERVALALLTYVDERTDGFRILIRDSPAAITSGSTYSTLLNEAVNQVSSILAGDFSRRGLDPEMAPLYAQALVGSVSMTAQWWLDVREPKKEVVAAHLVNLCWNGLMHLEHDPPLLDE
- the mfd gene encoding transcription-repair coupling factor, with translation MTLSGINRAQTPIAGLVDLALRDPSLQEVTARAADRPVDLSLVGPASARVFVASALAATGPLLVVTATGREADDLTAELRGVFGDAVALFPSWETLPHERLSPGVDTVGARLMLLRRLAHPDDERLGPPLRVVVTTTRSLLQPMAPDLADIEPVTLTVGAEADFDAVIARLVDLAYTRVDMVGKRGEFAVRGGILDVFPPTAEHPMRIEFWGDEVSEMRMFAVADQRSIPEIEVDTLIAVPCREVLLTDDVRDRAAKLAAEHPVGDNTIAGSVPDMLAKLSEGIPVDGMEALLPLLRPTDLSTLTAHLPENTPVLICDPEKVRTRAADLIKTGREFLEASWSTAAVGGDVPIDLEAMGASGFIELDDARAAAREGGHPWWTLSQLSDEDALAIDIRPAPSARGQQSNIDEIFAMLRAHVATGGYAAVVTPGTGTAHRVIEQLAESDTPAALLESGDVPKEGVVGVLKGPLHDGVVVSGTNLVIITETDLTGNRVAAAEGKRLAAKRRNVVDPLALTAGDLVVHDQHGIGRFVEMTERVVGGARREYLVLEYASSKRGGGTDKLYVPMDSLDQLSRYVGGEAPTLSRLGGSDWANTKTKARRAVREIAAELVSLYAKRQASPGHAFAPDTPWQAEMEDAFGFTETVDQLTAITEVKSDMEKPVPMDRVICGDVGYGKTEIAVRAAFKAVQDGKQVAVLVPTTLLADQHLQTFTERMAGFPVTVKGLSRFTDPAESRAVLEGMKDGSVDIVIGTHRLLQTGVTWKDLGLVVVDEEQRFGVEHKEHIKSMRTHVDVLTMSATPIPRTLEMSLAGIREMSTILTPPEERYPVLTYVGPHDDKQVAAALRREMLRDGQAFYIHNRVRSIDQAAAKVRALVPEARVAVAHGQMPEEQLERTVEGFWNREFDILVCTTIVETGLDISNANTLIVERADTFGLSQLHQLRGRVGRSRERGYAYFLYPPEVPLTETAYDRLATIAQNNELGAGMAVALKDLEIRGAGNVLGAEQSGHVAGVGFDLYVRLVGEAVEAYRAAADGKTVAAPEEPKDVRIDLPVDAHLPPDYIGSDRLRLEAYRRLAAAGDDTAVAAVVDELVDRYGPLPEPARRLVAVARLRLLCRHYGVTELSTVSEATLKVSPLQLLDSQQVRLKRLYPSATYRATTSTVQVPIPRAGDGLAAPRIRDLELVQMVADLLVALDGKPQGSVDLISIPESPA
- a CDS encoding nucleoside triphosphate pyrophosphohydrolase — protein: MTVVLVDPRRPTLIPIDAIELLSGDLQYTEEMPIKVPWSLPRARPAYDGDDAPVLLSSDPEHPAVRARLASGDRLIEASRGAAGERLVDAVAMMDKLRTSGPWESQQTHDSLRRYLLEETYEVFDAVRSGNADELREELGDVLLQVLFHARIAEDAPEHPFSIDDVADSLIRKLVNRVPAVLAGEEISLEDQLAQWEERKAQERSSKGVRSAMDDVPTGQPALALAQKVIERATAAGLPADLIPASITSVSVAPHVDSENALRSAVLEFMDAVRSTELAIAAARRGTDVPEELDVSSLGEISADEWRAHWPAESDTVVDTPAADTPDEDGPEPGTDAGAEDGGDSGPGDGDEPHDEGVVAESR